Proteins encoded in a region of the Mycteria americana isolate JAX WOST 10 ecotype Jacksonville Zoo and Gardens chromosome 9, USCA_MyAme_1.0, whole genome shotgun sequence genome:
- the LOC142414709 gene encoding uncharacterized protein LOC142414709 → MASRVQPDLDCSPLLELLKTYNSCPMPRGQNWAEENWQSPSTVVERIKALAKENRLRPGKGKAVVCGVLGAALMAAQKDKCTVKQAEQEASELLQELVKSLRAELEAERKKKDLVESLQAELEAERKKRDLVKSLQAELEAERKKRNLVKSLQAELEAERKKQVQAETTVNSLQSQLRNAYNAIELAKLQEKYSRLPRETETEYVWRVSLTGGDRIKLSEEEAQGYWGPGVFLTVPDTRAPWSLTQRAAYWAGGLDPLERGDPVIIPTPGLDQITESVQKAACLQLMDDRQLIPHQPSPMLLKADPNRMKPLIKGLPDPLKLYAIQIQDCLRTALPIQEWSGMTRNQLWREGLRKEIPRELMDGLPLSNLQLLVKAWKDPDKTFRREERALTRRNSPSTPPPEHQGTEAKSGNPFRRPH, encoded by the exons atggcttcccgGGTTCAGCCTGACCTGGACTGCTCCCCCTTGTTAGAATTGTTAAAAACGTATAACTCCTGCCCGATGCCCCGAGGGCAAAATTGGGCAGAGGAGAACTGGCAATCTCCATCCACTGTTGTGGAGCGAATAAAGGCTTTGGCAAAGGAGAACAGGTTGAGacctgggaaaggaaaagctgtagTTTGTGGTGTTTTAGGAGCTGCGCTGATGGCAGCGCAGAAGGATAAGTGTACGGTAAAACAGGCTGAGCAAGAGGCAAGCGAATTGTTACAAGAACTAGTTAAAAGCTTGCGAGCAGAGCTAGAAGCTGAgcggaaaaaaaaagatttggttgaaagcttgcaagcagagctAGAAGCTGAGCGGAAAAAACGGgatttggttaaaagcttgcaagcagagctAGAAGCTGAGCGGAAAAAACGGAATctggttaaaagcttgcaagcagagctAGAAGCTGAGCGGAAAAAACAGGTGCAAGCAGAAACAACAGTGAATAGCTTGCAGAGTCAGCTGCGCAATGCTTATAATGCAATTgaattggcaaaattacaagaaaaatatagtaggctccctagagaaacagaGACGGAATATGTGTGGAGAGTCTCCCTCACAGGGGGGGACAGAATCAAACTTTCCGAGGAGGAGGCACAAGGATattggggtccaggcgtgtttctaaccgtccctgACACTCGAGCTCCTTGGTCCCTAACTCAAAGGGcggcatactgggctggagggctagatcccttggaacggggagatccggtgatcatccccactccgggactggatcaaattaccgaaagcgtgcagaaagccgcctgcctccagctcatggATGACAGGCAGTtaataccccatcagccctccccaatgttgctaaaagccgaccccaatcgaatgaaacccctgataaagggtcTTCCTGATCCCCTGAAGCtatatgccatacaaatccaggactgCCTAAGgacagcgctcccaattcaggagt GGTCAGGGATGACGAGGAACCAACTCTGGAGAGAGGGTTTACGTAAGGAAATACCTAGAGAACTTATGGATGGGTTACCCCTGTCTAACCTGCAATTATTAGTAAAAGCATGGAAAGATCCAGATAAGACTTTTAGGCGAGAAGAAAGGGCCCTGACCAGGCGGAACTCTCCCTCCACCCCGCCTCCGGAGCACCAGGGTACTGAAGCCAAGTCGGGAAACCCGTTCCGCCGTCCCCATTAA